The Spirosoma foliorum genome has a window encoding:
- a CDS encoding Uma2 family endonuclease: MLADQTKQSHRYTIDEYLAFEEKSEVRHEFYNGEIYAMAGGTVNHNLLIDNVKDLLKASTKSRGCRVFSENMKVDVMSGIYMPYPDVVLTCHPFDLRGDNLIIRQPRILVEVLSKSTAKKDRGFKWQKYRKIPSLWYYMLIDQYAVTVELYSRIEETAEWINTIYESLEDTIVLPRLNAELSVSAIYDGIELIPSDDDIPTEERS; this comes from the coding sequence ATGCTTGCCGATCAGACTAAACAATCACACCGTTATACGATTGACGAATACCTCGCTTTTGAAGAGAAAAGCGAGGTACGTCATGAGTTTTATAATGGCGAAATTTACGCCATGGCTGGCGGGACGGTGAATCATAACCTGCTCATTGATAATGTAAAAGACTTGTTAAAGGCAAGCACAAAGAGTAGGGGTTGTCGCGTATTCTCCGAAAATATGAAAGTGGATGTCATGTCTGGCATCTACATGCCTTATCCAGATGTTGTATTGACTTGCCATCCCTTTGACTTACGGGGTGATAATTTAATTATTCGGCAGCCCCGCATTTTAGTCGAAGTATTGTCTAAATCTACGGCGAAAAAAGACAGGGGTTTTAAATGGCAGAAATACCGCAAAATCCCATCACTCTGGTATTATATGCTGATCGATCAATATGCTGTTACGGTCGAACTATACAGCCGGATTGAAGAAACGGCCGAATGGATCAATACAATTTATGAATCTCTGGAAGATACGATCGTTTTACCTCGGCTTAATGCTGAATTGAGCGTTAGCGCCATCTATGATGGGATTGAATTAATACCATCAGACGACGATATTCCAACAGAAGAACGCTCCTAA
- a CDS encoding inositol monophosphatase family protein, translated as MPYNLAVLTREIAAIAKDAGAFLLQERSRFQRESIEYKGLNNLVSYVDKETEKQLVTRLSQLLPEAGFITEEGTTGQEADKEALNWIIDPLDGTANFIHSLPVFSVSIGLAQGKTPIAGVVYDPNRDECFSAWKGGGAYCNGNKISVSPATQLGESLIATGFPYYHFDQMQKYLRILESLMTQTHGLRRMGSAAIDLAYVACGRFEAFYEYNLNSWDMAAGVLLIQEAGGIVTDFEGGDEFLFRGDVLAGCGVHPEVIKVIQEFWT; from the coding sequence ATGCCTTACAACTTAGCCGTGCTTACCCGCGAAATAGCTGCCATTGCCAAAGATGCTGGTGCGTTTCTTTTACAGGAACGAAGCCGATTTCAGCGCGAATCCATTGAATATAAAGGACTAAACAACCTGGTTTCCTACGTCGACAAGGAAACTGAAAAGCAGCTCGTCACCCGATTGAGCCAACTGCTCCCCGAAGCTGGTTTTATTACCGAAGAAGGGACAACGGGCCAGGAGGCTGACAAAGAAGCCCTAAACTGGATTATTGACCCGCTCGATGGAACGGCTAACTTTATTCATAGCCTGCCTGTGTTTTCGGTGAGCATTGGGCTGGCGCAGGGGAAAACGCCTATTGCCGGAGTTGTCTACGATCCTAACCGCGATGAGTGTTTTTCGGCCTGGAAAGGCGGAGGGGCTTATTGCAACGGGAACAAGATTTCGGTGTCGCCCGCTACGCAGCTAGGCGAGAGCTTAATTGCGACCGGGTTTCCATACTACCATTTCGATCAGATGCAGAAATACCTGCGCATTCTGGAATCGCTCATGACCCAAACACATGGGCTACGTCGGATGGGATCTGCGGCCATCGATCTGGCGTATGTGGCCTGTGGTCGCTTTGAGGCATTTTACGAGTACAATCTGAACTCCTGGGATATGGCCGCGGGCGTATTACTCATTCAGGAAGCCGGTGGAATCGTGACCGATTTTGAAGGAGGTGACGAATTCCTGTTCCGGGGCGATGTACTGGCTGGCTGTGGTGTCCACCCTGAAGTGATTAAGGTTATTCAGGAATTTTGGACGTAA